The Macaca fascicularis isolate 582-1 chromosome 1, T2T-MFA8v1.1 genome includes a window with the following:
- the FOXE3 gene encoding forkhead box protein E3 — protein MAGRSDMDPPTAFSGFPALPAVAPSGPPPSPLAGAEPGREPEEAAAGRGEAAPTPAPGPGRRRRRPLQRGKPPYSYIALIAMALAHAPGRRLTLAAIYRFITERFAFYRDSPRKWQNSIRHNLTLNDCFVKVPREPGNPGKGNYWTLDPAAADMFDNGSFLRRRKRFKRAELPAHPAAPPGPPLPFPYAPYAPAPGPALLAPPPPAGPGPAPPARLFSVDSLVSLQPELAGLGASEPPCCAAPDAAAAFPPCATAASPPLYSQAPDRLVLPATRPGPGPLPAEPLLALAGPAAALGPLTPGEAYLRQPGFAQGLERYL, from the coding sequence ATGGCCGGGCGCAGCGACATGGATCCGCCCACCGCGTTCTCGGGCTTCCCTGCCCTGCCAGCGGTCGCGCCGTCGGGGCCGCCGCCGTCGCCCCTCGCAGGAGCCGAGCCAGGGCGggagcccgaggaggcggcggcTGGCCGCGGGGAGGCGGCCCCCACGCCCGCGCCCGGcccggggcggcggcggcggcggcccctgCAGCGCGGGAAGCCGCCCTACTCGTACATCGCGCTCATCGCCATGGCCCTGGCGCACGCCCCGGGCCGCCGCCTCACGCTGGCCGCCATCTACCGCTTCATCACCGAGCGCTTTGCCTTCTACCGTGACAGCCCGCGCAAGTGGCAGAACAGCATCCGCCACAACCTCACGCTCAACGACTGCTTCGTCAAGGTGCCCCGCGAGCCGGGCAATCCGGGCAAGGGCAACTACTGGACGCTGGACCCCGCGGCCGCCGACATGTTCGACAACGGCAGTTTCCTGCGGCGCCGCAAGCGCTTCAAGCGCGCCGAGCTGCCCGCTCACCCGGCCGCGCCGCCGGGGCCGCCGCTCCCCTTCCCCTACGCGCCCTACGCGCCCGCGCCCGGCCCAGCGCTGCTGGCGCCGCCGCCCCCTGCCGGCCCCGGCCCAGCGCCGCCCGCGCGCCTGTTCAGCGTCGACAGCCTGGTGAGCCTGCAGCCGGAGCTGGCGGGGCTGGGCGCTTCGGAGCCGCCCTGCTGCGCCGCGCCCGACGCCGCCGCCGCCTTCCCGCCCTGCGCGACCGCCGCCTCCCCGCCACTCTACTCGCAGGCCCCCGACCGCCTGGTGCTGCCCGCGACgcgccccggccccggcccgcTGCCCGCTGAGCCCCTCCTGGCCTTGGCCGGGCCGGCAGCCGCGCTCGGCCCGCTCACCCCGGGAGAGGCCTACCTGAGGCAGCCGGGCTTCGCGCAGGGGCTGGAGCGCTACCTGTGA